TATTTTTTTTAGTATAATAAAGAATATATGATTACTCATATATTCTTTATGGGAAGGAATTTTGTATTGTTTTTTTAATACTTGAATATTTAATGCAATAGGGAGAGTCAAATGAAAAAAAGTATATTAATAATGTTTGCTATAAAGGCAATCATTTCTTTAGGAGCAACAGTGGAAACTGACCAGACTTTGTATTATTCACCTGTTAATCGTGGTGATGATGTCAAGGTAACTACTACTGTTGCAGCAAAAACTGGTCCATTGCAAGGATTTGGAGCCTATCTTAACAATAGAGACTACTATCTGAACAATGCTGAATTTACAACTTCTGGGTCTCAAGCTGATGCTGTGAGAACCAATGGTGGAAGTAACTATTTTTATGCTAATAATTTGAAGATTAACACTACTGGAAGCAGTGCTGATGCCATAAATATGGGTTCTAATAATTATGATACTAAATATACAGATTTAGTTTATGTAAAAAGTAGTGCTGATTTGACTTCAAAATCAGGGGTTACTGTAAGAGCTAATAATTATTTTAATGAAAATTCAAAGAGTATTGTTATTCTGCCAGATAACTCTATTCTTAAAAATACGTATGCCTATACAGCAGTAAATAGTACTGAAGCTCAAGGTTATACTGTTTATGCTGGTAATAGAGATAAAGATATAACAAACTTATCAACAACTGAGTGGTTAATCAATGGAAAAAATAATAATACAAAAGGAAAGGCTTTTGTCTTTGTTGGAGATAATGCAGAAATAGAATCTAATGCTAAAAAAGGTCATGCTGTTTATGCCAATAAAGGAGGGGTAGTACAGCTTGGAGATAATGCAGAAATTACTGCTAATGGAGTAGATGCATATGCTATATTTGCCTCTACAGAACAACAGGGAACTCATACTGATAATATAAGACCTGGAAAAGTTTATTTAGAGGGAGGAGCTATTCTAAGAGCAGAAAACAGTAGTCATGTTATTCAAGCTAAAGGAGAAAACTCAGTTATAATGAGTGGCTATCTTGCTGATCCTTCTATAGATCCTGATACTTATTCTAGAGGAAGTGATATAAATATTGATGAAAATACTGTTACTTCATCTTCTGGAAAATTTGATATATCAGGAAATATTTCTGCTATTGAAGGTGGATATGTTTCATTAAATATGGATGATAATTCCAAATTTATTGGATCAACTGAACTAGATTCTGGATATGATTCTAAAATAAATTTAAAAATATCAGGAAATGGAAGTGTTTGGGAAATGGATAAAGATTCTTCCCTAACTTCACTTACTCTTGAAGATGGAGCTGTATTAACTCCATTTAGAAGTTCATCTACAGAAACAACTTCATATACTTTAATCGGAGATGTTAACAACAATGGAGGAGTAATAAATCTTTCATCAGTTTCCAATAATGAGTTTGATGTTTTCACTATTAATGGAAATTATCATGGTGCTAATGGTTATATTGTTTTTGATACAGAGTTAAATGATGATACATCAGGAACAGATAATTTGATTATCACAGGAGATACATCAGGAACAACAAAAGTAAAAGTTAATAATATAGGAGGAACTGGAGCTGAGGCTCTGGAAGGAATAGAATTAATATCTATAATGGGAAATTCTAATGGAGAATTTGAAAAAGATGGGCGTATAGTGGCTGGGTCTTATGAATACTTTTTGAATCGTGGAAATGGAACTACTACTGATACAAAAAATTGGTATTTAACAAGTACTCTTCCAGCTCCACCAGTAACTCCACCAGTAACTCCACCAGTAACGCCTCCTGTTACACCACCAGTAACGCCTCCTGTTACACCACCAATGGTTATACCAGATCCAGAATCAGAAATACCATCAGTGGTAGAAGAAAAGAGACCAGTATATAGACCAGAATCAGGAAGTTATCTGGCAAATAATGCTGCTGTAAATACTTTATTTCTTCATAGCCTTCATGATCGTCTTGGAGAAACTCAATATACAGATGCTCTTTTAAATGAAGAC
This genomic stretch from Fusobacterium sp. harbors:
- a CDS encoding autotransporter outer membrane beta-barrel domain-containing protein codes for the protein MKKSILIMFAIKAIISLGATVETDQTLYYSPVNRGDDVKVTTTVAAKTGPLQGFGAYLNNRDYYLNNAEFTTSGSQADAVRTNGGSNYFYANNLKINTTGSSADAINMGSNNYDTKYTDLVYVKSSADLTSKSGVTVRANNYFNENSKSIVILPDNSILKNTYAYTAVNSTEAQGYTVYAGNRDKDITNLSTTEWLINGKNNNTKGKAFVFVGDNAEIESNAKKGHAVYANKGGVVQLGDNAEITANGVDAYAIFASTEQQGTHTDNIRPGKVYLEGGAILRAENSSHVIQAKGENSVIMSGYLADPSIDPDTYSRGSDINIDENTVTSSSGKFDISGNISAIEGGYVSLNMDDNSKFIGSTELDSGYDSKINLKISGNGSVWEMDKDSSLTSLTLEDGAVLTPFRSSSTETTSYTLIGDVNNNGGVINLSSVSNNEFDVFTINGNYHGANGYIVFDTELNDDTSGTDNLIITGDTSGTTKVKVNNIGGTGAEALEGIELISIMGNSNGEFEKDGRIVAGSYEYFLNRGNGTTTDTKNWYLTSTLPAPPVTPPVTPPVTPPVTPPVTPPVTPPMVIPDPESEIPSVVEEKRPVYRPESGSYLANNAAVNTLFLHSLHDRLGETQYTDALLNEDKVSSIWVRNVGGYNTFRDSSDQLKTTSKRYVLQVGGDIAQWSTNGKNRYHLGIMGGYAFNHSKTDSNVTKYSSKGDVTGYNIGLYGTWYANEEDKSGMYTDTWVTYNWFDNEVRGDELANEKYSSKGVTASIESGYSFKIENDHSDRKTYYVQPKAQVIYMGVKTKDHKEENGTLVENKGDGNIQTRLGVKAYANNFSSVDKEKNREYQPFVEVNWIHNTKDYNVVMDGVNNKQKGTKDIGEAKIGMEVKMNPNLSLWGNVAHQWGGSGYRDSRVTVGIKYSF